The DNA sequence AGTTTTACCTGTGTCTTGTACTTGTGGAAGGGTTTGTTGTCAAGGATACGAAACCTATTCTTCAGTGCACATAGCCCTCTCCACAGTGACTCTAAGTGATGAATGCCTAAGGTTGAAAAGTTCCTTGGCATTGGTGGGTCGATTTCTGCTGCCAAACTCACTCAAATGGTACCTGACCCCCTGTAAGGGGGTAGGAACCATTGCGGCATGCATACCCAGCATCGGCCAAATAAAATTTACCTACAATGGCACATATACTGTCAGGCAATGTGATATTATTTAGGTGTACAATTTCATGAATGTGATTGTGCAATTACCTTCAGGTATAGTGAACCCATCATCCCTCTGAATGGCATCAGCCAGAATCAGAGCATCATGGGCAGAACCCTCCCAACTAGCTAGTACATAAGTGAACTTGAGACCAAAGTCAACAGCAACCATGACATTTTGAGTGGGATCCTTTTTCCTACCCCTGAAAGCTTGCTGCATGTGCCTAGGCACCCTTGCCAGCACATGGGTGCCATCAATGGCACCAAGACAATCCTAAAACCAGACAAGTGAGTGACAGAAAATATAGAGTATGAACAACTAATGAACCCCAAGTAAACAATTACCTTTACGTATGGATTCCACCTATGACTTCCCAAGACCTTAGGGTGAGTGGTGGAGCTAGGTCCCTTGATGATTTCACTCCTAAGCTCTCCAATAGCATACAAAACCTGATGAAAGTGCTTGTGTACTGTTTGAATGGATCTCCTAAAGGAACTGTGCACTACTCTAAACCTTTGGTTGTGGCCAACTACATGGAGGAACATGGCAACCTGCTCCTCTATAGAGACCCCTTCTCTATCATTGACTAGTTGTCTCTCTCTAAAAATTGTGCACAAAGTAAAAAAAGGTGCTCTCCTCATTCTAAGCATGAAATACAGTCTACATCAGTGGAGTGGTAAATGAGGCTCAATGTCCTCTGTCTGTGTTGTTCATTTTGTTCTCTGATAATAGGTGCCAAAGGGTCAGGGACAGTTTCAGGTTCAGGCTTTTTTCTCTTCAGCCTGGTACTAACAAAAGAAACCATCACTACTGTCAAGGCAGCAGCTGCCTACACAACATGTCACGGCTCAAAGAGGGATCCATCTACATGCATACAAAAAACAGATATCTATTCAGCTAAATAAGCCCTGCCGGGCATCAACATGTTTGCACAATGAATGATCTAAGAAGGAAAGCACGGCTGCATCATACAAGTGATGCCTCCCTGTGCTATAAATGGACAACATCATCGacccaatctaaaaacaagataaCCATTTTCGCATCATCATAACCGGGCAGAACAAAAACAAGTACGAAATCATAACCATTTTCACATCATCTTAACCGGGCAGAACAAAAATAAGTATGAAATCACACATGAACCAAGAAAGAGTATAAGAAATCATAAAGACCATGCTTTTGCACCGAATCCTAACAAATGTATAACAAGATTGCAGTTGGATTTCACCTTGGGCTCGGGGTCGTAACCACGCAGGCGAAGAGGAAGTAGATCTGGATGTAGGGGAAGCAGATCCGATAGGAGACGACGTGAAGAGGCGGAAGAGGCCACCACAACCGCGGAGTCCCGGCAACAGCAGCTGCGCGCCGACATTGTACCAAAGGGGAATGGAGAGAAGACCACGGGAGGACTACCCCGTCGCCATGCAGCAGTGCTCAACACCGCCGTCTCACGAGGGAAGAGGGAGGCGAATCGACGAAGAGAGGAAGGAGGAGTCCACAAGGAGGGCAGCAATACTTATAGGCGACCGATTTCGCCGGGGTGGAAAGCGCGGGCGGAGGTTTCACCTTCCCGTGCGAGCCCGCCTCAGCCACCCTCACACCCGCCAATCGCACCCAAATCCGCCCGCCGCGCACCGTGACCAGCCGAGCTCTAGAGAAACGAACCTTAGCGGTGTTTCTCTGAGGCCAGGCGGAGGCGCGCGCCCCTTTTGGCTGTGCGAGACTGGACTGCGGCTTGGGCCAACTGCACAAACAACGTACATTGCAGCCCGAGGGTGGGCCACCCTCGTAAACACGCCCCAAGCCTCTGGCTCTTTGCCATCTCAATTTCGCAACCATTGCAGGCAGAGCTAGTtggataattattattttttagccCAAGGTCATTTGTGCTCGTGCTGGAGCTGAATCATTGCTGGCCAGTCTGGCCGCGAGAGCTCTCTGTCCCTCTTTGAaaagtctctctctctctctctcttcttgaCTTGTAGCCGTCTCGGTCGTCTCGTCTGTCCTTGCGGCATTGTTGGCCGCCTCGTGTCTTGCCAGCCGCGCCGGGAGAGGCTAGGCTAGCTAGGGGCCGGGGAAGACCGGAAGAGGCCGCCGGCAGATCCGCCATGAGCAGCGATCAGATGAGCGATGTTCCtggtactctctctctctctctctgaaacTAGCCAGGCTCTTCTATCTATGATGATCGATTGTCCATCCACTTCAGCGAGAGTAATAGCGAGTACCCTTTCTTTCTGGTGCATCTGTATTATATATCAATATATCATCACTTGTTAACTGGCTTCAACTCCTGTGGCCAAATCGTCGAGTTGATTCCCCTGCCCTGTCTTGAATTAATTCCTACGGTGAAGATACAGTACACTCTGTTTTCCTTTAATCCTCTGTCAGCGTGCAGGAGGCTACTTCGTAGGCCGTCCATCCAACCACGCCGCCGACAAGACGGAAGAGCCACCGCACGCCGCCGGCGAGCAGAACCCGGCGACCGCGCAAACTCCTGGCGGTAGGTTCATTCTCTGCCGCTTGACCGCTTCAATTCATTCGTGTTCGATTTGCTATCTCCTGTGTGTTCGATTTGCTATCTCCTGTCCTGTCTTGTTGCCAAATTAAAACTGGGCCCGTTTAATTGTTCAATTTGTCCGAATGTAAGATTACTTCGTTGGGCGTCCGGAGAGCCATCACAAGCAGCAAACCACCACTAAGCACAGCACACCAAGCTTCTTGGCCAAATGGTAATCCTAATCTCTGACTATTAGCACTATATATAGTACACACAAGGAACTTAATAACTAATTATTACGCACCATATATATATCCAGTTCACAACTCTACATCGACGTTCTTGCGTAGCAACTGCCGACTGATCAATGCTTCCCGTATCTAGCTAATCTGTTTCCTTCTTCTCCGTCTCCGGGCTGCAGCTGTCCGTGCCTCGCCGGCGGTGGAGCTGCGGAATAGATCAAGCAGTGCCTCCTGCAGCCCTGCTATGAACTGTGCACAGGAGGATTGGAGTAAATTTGGGATGAGGCTCTACAAATCAAATCAAATGTATCTGAATTGCAACTTGTTGTGCTCTGGAAGCTACTCTTGTTTGCTTTCCTCATTGTTCCACTTTTGATCACTTATTTATACACATCCTTGTGCATCCATAACATCGTCACGTAGTAGTTCAAATAGATCTAACCAGCTGATTAATTTAATTATTCTCTCCCCCCTTCAAACGATATGCTttcatttcaaaaaaaaatgtcaaTGTGTAATTGTATATTACTATTTACTTTGCTTGCGGCTATTGTGAACTTGTATGAATCATGAATTGCCATTCGTGTATACAAATATATACATGTGTCAAGTTAACTTTGAAGCTCTATCAGGTGACTCAGTCTTGTACATATGCTGCGTTGGAACATCTAAACCATTTAACCTAATCAAAGCATACATAAATGACGAGGACCAAGTGACCCTTTTTTAACTGGCTTCGTACCCAATGAACTTGTAAAAACTCAATGAATAGGGTTTCATATGTTAAGTGGTGTAAATTAAGAAACTATCAGCAACAAAGCTGGCAAATATGGTTTGTGCTGAGTTTACTTAGTATAATTGTCCATGAAAGATATTTGTGTATTAGCAATTTGTGCATCTCATATCCTTGTAAGTTGGCTTGCTGGCATAGGAAGgaaagataaaataaatatgtttctgGATATATAGAAGTTGTTTGTTGGGCAACTGAAATGATATTATTTTTAAGGAAAAAAAACAGTATGCTTCCTTTATGCAAACTCTCTTTAGAGGAACATGTTGATTGCGGGGCAAGGCGTTACTGCAACGTGAAGTGGTATGGGAGATCTTTCTTTGAATATAAGCTTGACCCTGAAATAACGGATGGTTAAGTGCATAACTTATGCATGTACTGGAATAATAAAATTCCTTTTCTGAGAAAGATCTTTTTGCCAAGAATTGATGAACGAACAAAAAATAATAGACTTTGCTTTCTTGATTACTTCATATGTGTTCTCATTGTTCCCCTATTCTCAGATATATTTGTTACGTATTTAAACCGAACTATGCATTTGTAACTTTGGAAAAATTTTATCcctccttttttttaaaaaaaattgcatacTAGCTAGTAGCATGCAGTCAGCTACttaagcatctccaagagactagataaaattatattctaaactacaagatttagcaattgtataaaataaaaaactcactcaaagcatagagttccacaacagcctttgtataggatagctagtgaggacgacatACTATATATGACAAACGAAAGTTTAGAAATAGCAAACTAACCAGATAGCATACATGTTGGACTTTAATTTTTActttaaaaatgtaaaaatatccaagataacatggatagcatatctgttggagttgctcttatgaGGAGGTTTTCAACTCTctttcaacaaaaaaaaaagatccatgtttttgctatatgcttttatttttataattttacgtCCTCGATGAATGATTCTGCTGTCAATGTGGTAACGTTTAATATTTCTATAGGTtcacaaaaaataatatttctatAGAAATCCTACTATTCACTACGGATTACAAATATGTTGGCATTCCAAACAGGCCCAAACTATGTGCTTAATGGGACGACACACGGCGTTTCTACAGTTTGCTTAATGTATATGTTTATGACATTATATGTGTGATTTTAATGATTTTGTTTGCAAACTATTAAAATCAATTCAAAGATAAAGGGCGTACGTCACTACGTGAAAAAAGCACTAAGAGAACGCCACCTCCTTCCACTGTAGGGGGGCTGGCTTtggagccgcccttacagtggctcAGATGGGCCCCAACTAGTCACCCGCCCCTACAGTGGCCACAGTAATGACGGCTAGTATtatcagccgcccttacagtggtagGTCACAGTAAGGTCGGCTAAATCACTAGCCGCCCTTAGAGTGGACTACTGTAGGGGTGGCTCAATCATCAGCCGCCCCTATAGTGGTTTTAGACAAAATTGGACAAATGAGATACTAAaagatctcaaatgaaaaacttttgaatactaaAATTGtacaactcatcaagatctacacttattacatagtttatttttgcatttgaggaaGTGTTAGTAAACACTAGTCATAGGGTGGCTCAATCCTTAGCCGCCCCTACACTAGTTTTGGACAAACTTCGTCAAATGAGGCACTAAataacctcaaatgaaaaacaatTGAATACAAAGGTGTtagaactcatcaagatctacatttgatacatagttttgtattcatgacttttgtattcgagacaatctagggttcagtcaaagtgtcttttttaaaaaatccaatattttgaactacactttcctaacactttgtcaaatataaaaatggtcgatgtatcaaatgtagatcttgatgagtggagcaatcttggtattcatgactttttgagTTGAGACCATCCAGGGTTTCGAAAACAGGCATGTAGCGtcgaaaaaaatcaaaatttaaaatttgagtggttcaaactttgccaaataaaaaGCTGACCATTAAACCaaatgtagatattgatgagtttAACATTATTTGTATTCATTAATTTTGTAGTTAATACCTAGGGTTCAATCAAAGTGTCTTTTTGTTAAAATCTAAGATTTAACTTGATCAAATGAGGCaacaaatgacctcaaatgaaaagattttgaatacaaaggtgTTATAATTCATCAAGATCCACATTTGATACATAGTTAATTTTACCATTTGGAAATGTtttagtaaactctagtcacatgttttaaaaatccaagatgtgacttggtcaaataaggcactaaatgacttcaaataaaaaattttgaatacatgggtgttagaacttatcaagatctacatttgatacacagTTTATTTTACCATTCAGAAAAGTtttagtaaactctagtcacatgttTTAAAAATCCAAGATGTGACTTGGTCAAATAAGGCACTAAatcacctcaaatgaaaaacttttaaatacaGGGGTGTTAGAACTTATCAAGATGTACATTTAATACATAGCTAattcttgcatttgagaaagtgttagtaaacACTAGTCACAAAGTCCTGAATCTCatatagactttatgaaactatatgagacttgtggatttagaactacactttcttaacactttgtcaaattcaAAAATGACCTatgtataaaatgtagatcttaatgagtGTACCAatcttggtattcatgacttttcgagttgagaccatctagggtttcgaAAACTAGCATGTATGTgtgaaaatttcaaaatttaaaatttgagtggttcaaactttgtcaaatgaaaagttgaccattatacCAAATATAGATCTCGATGATTTTGATattctttgtattcattacttttgtattcgagaccatctagggttcagaTAAAGTGTATTTTTgttaaaatccaagatttgacttggtcaaacttggtcaaatgaggcactaaatgacctcaaataaaaacattttgaatacaaaggtgttataactcatcaagatctacatttgatacatagttAATTTTACCATTTAGAAAAGGtttagtaaactctagtcacatgttttaaaaatccaagatgtggcttggtcaaacttggtcaaataaggcaccaaatgacctcaaataaaaaacttttgaatacaagggtgttagaaattatcaagatctacatttgatacatagttAATTTTACCATTTAGAAAAGGtttagtaaactctagtcacatgttttaaaaatccaagatgtggcttggtcaaacttggtcaaataaggcaccaaatgacctcaaataaaaaacttttgaatacaagggtgttagaaattatcaagatctacatttgatacatagctaatttttgcatttgagaaagtgttagtaaacactagtcacaaagtcttgaatctcacatagactttatgaaactatatgtgagacttgtgaATTTAGAACACACTTTcttaacactttgtcaaatgcaaaaatgacctatgtataaaatgtagatcttaatgagtGGAGTAatcttggtattcatgacttttcgagttgagACCATTTAGGGTTTCGAAAACTAGCATGTATGTgtgaaaatttcaaaattcaaaatttgagtggttcaaacttacTAATGCTTACAGTAAGGGCGGCTGGACACACAAGTCGCCCTTACAGTGGTCACTAGTAAGAGCGGCTGCTGTtcacagccgcccttacagtggaccACTGTAAGGGGAGCTCGTGTTGAACCGCTCTTACAGTGGAATCCACTGTAAGAAGGTTTTGCATAAGGGCGGTTATgccaaccgcccttacagtgctTAGTTAGCCCCCCTGTTGTGCTTTATTGTAGTAGTGTGTGGCATTACTTTAACCTGATATGTGAAAAGTGCACATAACAAAAACTTTTGATTCATGCATATGGCAAGTTTGTTTAGGCATGCACTAATGCAAGTGGGGTCAATCCATGACAATCAACTAACGTGATCTAGTTTATTTTGCTCAATAACAGTTATAAGAGAtcattaatgaaataagtaaaAAAACACTCGAGTTAAATGGGTTGGTTTAACTGGCATATTTACACTACCACAAAAACAGCCTCTGTGATTAATAGAGGCATGATCTTAAGATATCTTGGCAGAGGTGGGCATCATCAGAGACACGTCTCTTGAAAAGTTGCATCAAAAAAATTATAActtataattgcataaaaaaacaaattattcTTTTAATATGAACTCATAtcaagacaaactttatatcaaagttaCAGCTTTCAGCATGATCTACAATTTTGtagttaatattttttttatttaaatctATTTAAAGTCTCAAAATATTATTTAAGTTAATAAATTATGAAATAtagaatttaaaattttcaaacaaaCTTGAATGTTGACACGGCTTATAGTTTGTAGCTATCAATACAATCTATAACTATGTATTTGAAACTTTTTTGATTTAAAGTTGTTCAAAGTCTCGTATATATGTTTTAAGTTCAAAGATTTTGGAGTTCAAATTTTAGAATTTCCAAACAACCTTCAATGTTCACAAAGTTAATAACAAAAATGTAGTGGCCAACCTTATCTATATGTTTACCGTTGAtaaattttttatataattcTTTTGTGTATCTATTAATATAATttataactttgtagttgaaaagttttttatttatagTTGTTTAATGTCATAGTGTTTTAAGGTCATACCAAATTCAAAATTTAGAATTTTCCAAACAACTTTCAATGTTCACAAAGTTAATAATAAAATTGTAGTGGCCGACCTGATCTAGATGTTCAATGATGAATAAATTTCTTATTTAAATTCTTTTGTGTCTCAAATAATTGTTTTAAATTCACATATTTTaagattcaaaattttgaaatctTCAAACAATCTTGGATGGAGACACATCCTACACCAAAGTTGTAGTGCTTAACAAGATTTATAACTCTGAAAttgaaactttttgcttttgagTTCATTTGGTAGGCAAAAAATATTCAACACAATATTATAAAATGGTATTCAAAATAGCACTGATATATACTTACAAATGAGCGTGTGGTGTAGTGACAGGAAGGTGTTATTATTAACAAGTAGGCCATATGATTGAGTCTTAAAAGTATAtcaattttttattatttttttaggttTTCTGAAACCATTAGTAGTGGTAGGCTTAACATAGGGatgatgtttttatttttttagtttttctagAAACCAACAGAGGCTGGCTTCATATAGGGACAAGAATTTTTAGGTGTTCATAATACCAGAACAAGCAAACAAGAGTTGGAACCTCCCATCATTAGGATTCCAACTCACGATAGAATGGGCTATCACTAATGGTGGAAGCCACGAACTGGTAGTGGTAGTCTTCCTATCACTGTCAGTTCTAAAAGTAACCGGCAGAGTGATAGTCAGGTAATGATTATCTTTTATAGCATAGTGAT is a window from the Sorghum bicolor cultivar BTx623 chromosome 5, Sorghum_bicolor_NCBIv3, whole genome shotgun sequence genome containing:
- the LOC8071576 gene encoding uncharacterized protein LOC8071576 isoform X2, whose protein sequence is MSSDQMSDVPGGYFVGRPSNHAADKTEEPPHAAGEQNPATAQTPGDYFVGRPESHHKQQTTTKHSTPSFLAKCSQLYIDVLA
- the LOC8071576 gene encoding uncharacterized protein LOC8071576 isoform X1; amino-acid sequence: MSSDQMSDVPGGYFVGRPSNHAADKTEEPPHAAGEQNPATAQTPGDYFVGRPESHHKQQTTTKHSTPSFLAKCCPCLAGGGAAE
- the LOC8071576 gene encoding uncharacterized protein LOC8071576 isoform X3, with product MFLRAGGYFVGRPSNHAADKTEEPPHAAGEQNPATAQTPGDYFVGRPESHHKQQTTTKHSTPSFLAKCCPCLAGGGAAE